In the Oncorhynchus gorbuscha isolate QuinsamMale2020 ecotype Even-year linkage group LG05, OgorEven_v1.0, whole genome shotgun sequence genome, one interval contains:
- the LOC124036005 gene encoding hyaluronan and proteoglycan link protein 1-like, whose product MRALLCTALLSLTLASSVYSDTDSTASAPVDAAETELGDQNRVFASRSSNITLPCRLHRQHGMSFGRVGIRIKWTKLSADESLEEDVLVSMGFHKKSYGSFLGRVRLLEADDDDASLLINDVSLDDMGKFRCEVIDGMDDVIHEVTLEVQDSVGYSDGVVFPYSPRLGRYNLNFHHAEQACLDQDSVVASFDQLYKAWRSGLDWCNAGWLNDGSVQYPITNPRQACGGVNSGAGLRSYGQRDKSKSRYDVFCFTSAVNGRFYWLVQPDKLTFNEAAQACQDDGAEIAKVGQMYAAWKLNGYDRCDSGWLADGSVRYPISRPRRNCSPTEAAVRFVGFPDKKQKLFGVYCFKGQQ is encoded by the exons AGACTGAACTTGGTGATCAGAACCGTGTGTTTGCCAGTCGCAGCTCCAACATCACCCTACCATGCCGGCTCCACCGCCAGCATGGCATGTCTTTCGGCCGCGTGGGCATAAGGATCAAGTGGACCAAGCTGTCTGCGGATGAGTCACTGGAGGAAgatgtgctggtgtccatgggcTTCCACAAGAAGAGCTACGGCAGCTTCCTGGGCCGTGTCCGCCTGCTGGAGGCTGACGATGATGACGCCTCACTGCTCATCAACGACGTGTCCCTGGACGACATGGGAAAGTTCCGTTGTGAAGTCATCGATGGCATGGACGATGTCATTCATGAGGTTACCTTGGAGGTGCAAGATAGTGTAGGCTACAGCGACG GTGTGGTGTTCCCTTACTCCCCACGGCTGGGTCGATACAACCTCAACTTCCACCATGCCGAGCAGGCTTGCCTGGACCAGGACTCTGTGGTGGCCTCCTTCGACCAGCTCTACAAGGCCTGGAGGAGTGGCCTTGACTGGTGCAATGCCGGTTGGCTGAACGACGGCTCCGTGCAGTACCCCATAACCAACCCCAGACAGGCCTGTGGAGGAGTCAACTCCGGTGCGGGCCTGAGAAGCTACGGCCAGCGCGACAAGTCCAAAAGCCGCTACGATGTCTTCTGCTTCACCTCTGCCGTCAACG GCCGCTTCTACTGGCTTGTGCAGCCCGACAAGCTAACGTTCAACGAGGCTGCTCAGGCGTGCCAGGATGACGGAGCTGAGATCGCCAAGGTGGGTCAGATGTATGCTGCATGGAAGCTGAACGGCTATGACCGCTGCgactctggctggctggctgacggcagTGTCCGCTACCCCATCTCCAGACCCCGCAGGAACTGCAGCCCGACAGAGGCGGCTGTGCGCTTCGTGGGATTCCCCGACAAGAAGCAAAAGCTCTTCGGCGTCTACTGCTTCAAGGGCCAGCAGTGA